The Desulfococcus multivorans DNA window ATACCGAACCCGGATCGGGGAGCGGATCATCAACCTGGAGCGTCGCATATTGAAGCTCGCCAACACCGACGCCTTGACGGGTGTTCTGAATCGGCGGGCGTTCATGGAAAAGATGCATGTCGAAATGGCCCGGTCCCGCCGAGAGATGACCCCTTTTTCCCTTGTCCTGTGCGATATCGATCATTTCAAGGAGATCAACGATACCCACGGCCACCAGATCGGCGACGCCGTACTCCAGGCGTTCACAAAACGGTTGTCGGCCGCCGTCAGGCCTTACGACTTCATCGGACGGTACGGCGGAGAGGAATTCCTGATCGGCCTCCCGGGAACCGACCTCGCTGAAGCCGCATCCGCTGCCCAGCGGATGCGGAAAAGCACGGAGAATACCGACTCCCCCCTCATCGATGCGCCGGAAGGATACGATGCGATCTGCATCACCGCCAGCTTCGGAGCGGCCGTTTATACCGGAGACGCCGAAGACACCTCGGACCACCTCATCAAACGGGTTGACGACGCCCTCTACCGGGCCAAGCGAGAGGGGCGCAACCTTGTCTGCGTCACCCCCGGGAGAAACAAGGCTGAAGGCTGAAGGCTGAAGACTGAAGGGGTGCGTCAGCGATGGACGGGGCAATTATAGCCTTCAGCTTCTAAAGGCTATAATCCGACGGCGTGTGTCTGTTGTGATTGGGGCGTTTTTGCCCCTTCAGCCTTCAGTCTTCAGTCTTCAGCCTCTCAAAAGCCTTTTGCCTTGATTCCCGCCCTTCCTTGAGATCCCCAAAATCATGAATTACATTAAGGGCGTCAACGATTCGTCGGTTTTCGTCGGGAAGAGACCGCTCCCGGAGATCGATGTCCGGGATCACGCCGACGACCTCGAGTACCGGAGTCGGCGGGCGGAATGTTTTTTAACCTCAACTTTTGACTTTCACAGCCCGGTGCCGGGAGGATACGGCCCGCGCCCCGCGCGGTTTTGTTCAAGTGCCGCTATCCGGTCACCATCATGAAAGTCAAAAGTTGAAATTTAACCTCATCAATTGGGAGAAGGCCAATGAAATCTTCACAAACGGACACACAAAAGGACAATGACGCGAAGCAGAAAAACAGGGTCCCTGAGGATACGGAGACGCCGGCGTCGGAACCCATGGGCGACGTCTGTGAAAAGGCGCCGGAATGGGCCGAACACTACCGCCTTTATGACCCGGACGATCCGTGCGACGACGGGCGGCGGGGGGATGTTTAGGACCGCATGCCGCCGCCGCCCGGATGGGGGAAAGGTTCGGAATGCGGACACAATCCCATTGACACCGGCGCCGGGATCTGGTCAAAGGCTGAAGGGCGGCGGCATGCGTCTGTGAGGAACGGGCGCTTGCTCCTCTTCAGTCTCAGGCACGAGCCGGACATCCGGGAGCATATATCCCACAGGCGGAGGACCTTGTAAAAAAGATTTGCAGAAAGAATCTCCGGGTCCTGAACGTGAAAATTGAAATGATGATTGGAAAACAAATGGTTGAAGAAATAGCGTCGAATCTGTTCCGTCTTCGCATCCCCCTGCCCGAAACCCCCTTGAAATACCTGAATGCCTATCTTGTCCGCTCACCGGAAAGAAATCTGCTGATCGATACCGGCCTGAACCATGAGGCGTGCCTCACGGCCATGGAGGACGGATTGCGCCGTATCGGGGCGGATTTGAACCGGACGGATATCTTCATCACCCATCTGCATGCAGACCATTTCGCCCTGGTGTCGAAATTGGCCGCTGAAAACACCCGGGTTTTGTTCAATCGTCCGGATACGGAAATCATCGAATCATGGAAAGGGTTCGATGCGATGATTGCCTACGGCGGCAGGCAGGGCTTTCCGAAGGATCTCCTGAAAAAAGCCTTGGATGCCCATCCGGGCAGTAAGTTTGGAACCGATTGGGTGCCGGGCATCAACATTCTCGATGACGGTCAGGAGCTTACCTGTGGCGACTATCGCTTTGCCTGCCTTGAAACGCCGGGGCACACCCCCGGGCACATGTGCCTGTACGAGGCCGACAAAAAAATTCTCGTGGCCGGCGATCATATTCTCATTGATATCACGCCGAATATTCAATGCTGGTCGGACCAGGGCAATCCCTTGAAAAGCTACCTCGCCAGTTTGAAGAAGGTTTACACGCTGGATGTCGATCTGGTTTTGCCCGGGCATCGACGCCTTTTCAGCGACCATCGACGTCGCATTGACGAACTGACGGCGCATCATGAAGAGCGACTGTCCGAAGTGACAAAAATTCTTGACGGAAGCCCTTTGAGCGCCTTTGAAACCGCATCGAGAATGACATGGGATATCAAAGCCGACACCTGGGCGGAATACCCGGTAGCCCAGCAGTGGTTTGCCACGGGTGAGGCAATATCCCACCTCAGATATCTGGAGGCCGACGGACGGATTAAACGCATCGTTGACGACGGCCTCACACGATATGCTCTTGTTTGAACACCTTCTCTATCCGGTTGCCGTCATGAAGGCGATAGACTATAGAAATGCGGCGGTGATGAAGGGGGTGCTTATCCGCCTTCAGCCGGTTTTCATCACTGAAATCCTCAAGTCGGAATAATCCTTAAAAATCGATAATTATACTGTCTTTTGCAAGATTGACCTTCAGTTTCCAGTCAATTTTTTTGAGGACGTTGATGATTTTTTTGTTATCGGGTAGAATATCGCCTTTAAATCCTTTCAGTTTTCTCTTTTTAGCCTGTTGCATCAGCATCGTCAGAATGTATGTGGCAATACCTGAATTCTGATAATGTTCATCAACCACAATGGCAATTTCAGGATGCGTTTCGTGTATTTCAAGACTTGCAAATCTGGCTTCGGCAATCAGTTTTCCGTTCTTTAACTCAGCCACAATCGACAGCGTCTTTTTGTAGTCGATATTGACATATTCCTGCATCGTTGCATGTGGCATGGCTTTTATCCGGGAAAAGTACCGGTAATAAACGGATTCATCCGAAAAACGGTAAAAAAGCCGTCGCATGTTTTCTTCATCGGAAGGTTTGATCGCCCTGAAGCACACCTCCAGACCATTGCTGAAAGTTTTTTTCGTCTTGATTCCAGATGGGTATAAGTGGGCGCTTTCTTTGATATAAATTTGGTCCGGATAAATGATTCTCTGATTTCTGGCGTC harbors:
- a CDS encoding diguanylate cyclase, with amino-acid sequence MKILIVEDEPISKRVLEANLLDWGYDVVTASDGREALEILQSPEAPSLVISDWVMPRMDGLTLCRKIRKMTINGYTYVILLTAKEAKADEIKGLEAGADDFLTKPFNRQELKYRTRIGERIINLERRILKLANTDALTGVLNRRAFMEKMHVEMARSRREMTPFSLVLCDIDHFKEINDTHGHQIGDAVLQAFTKRLSAAVRPYDFIGRYGGEEFLIGLPGTDLAEAASAAQRMRKSTENTDSPLIDAPEGYDAICITASFGAAVYTGDAEDTSDHLIKRVDDALYRAKREGRNLVCVTPGRNKAEG
- a CDS encoding MBL fold metallo-hydrolase, whose product is MVEEIASNLFRLRIPLPETPLKYLNAYLVRSPERNLLIDTGLNHEACLTAMEDGLRRIGADLNRTDIFITHLHADHFALVSKLAAENTRVLFNRPDTEIIESWKGFDAMIAYGGRQGFPKDLLKKALDAHPGSKFGTDWVPGINILDDGQELTCGDYRFACLETPGHTPGHMCLYEADKKILVAGDHILIDITPNIQCWSDQGNPLKSYLASLKKVYTLDVDLVLPGHRRLFSDHRRRIDELTAHHEERLSEVTKILDGSPLSAFETASRMTWDIKADTWAEYPVAQQWFATGEAISHLRYLEADGRIKRIVDDGLTRYALV